A window of Gloeocapsopsis sp. IPPAS B-1203 contains these coding sequences:
- the metG gene encoding methionine--tRNA ligase translates to MISASKTTKFALTTPLYYVNDLPHIGSAYTTIAADILARFARLQGKSVMLVTGTDEHGQKIQRTAQSKERSPQAYCDEIAAGFVALWEKLDIQYDSFIRTTSVKHEAIVKDFFQRVWDQGDIYKSRQQGWYCVACEEFKEERELLDGHRCPIHTNKQAEWRDEENYFFRLSRYQSQLEELYQQHPDFIQPESRRNEVLSFVSQGLQDFSISRVNVQWGFPVPVDPKQTIYVWFDALVGYLTALLDTDDEPSLKNVLSQWLPINLHLIGKDILRFHAVYWPAMLISAKLPISHQVFGHGFLTKDGQKMGKSLGNTLDPIALVERYGADAVRYYFFKEIEFGKDGDFNETRFINVLNADLANDLGNLLNRTLNMVKKYCNGNIPDCSSEDISSDHPLKAIGSALGEKVKQNYEALAFNQACDAILSLVRAGNKFIDEQAPWTLYKQGHQQQVEQVLYTVLESIRLAAYLLSPIIPNVSSEIYQQLGFAINFNEKTQIATLTPFKTHSQWGLLSVEQKLGTPKPVFQRLELLQTI, encoded by the coding sequence ATGATATCTGCGAGTAAAACAACAAAATTCGCGCTGACAACACCACTTTATTATGTGAATGACCTACCACACATCGGTAGTGCTTACACAACAATCGCGGCCGATATCCTAGCAAGATTTGCGCGGTTACAAGGCAAGTCTGTCATGTTAGTGACAGGAACCGATGAACACGGACAAAAGATTCAGCGTACGGCACAAAGCAAAGAGCGATCGCCACAAGCATACTGCGATGAAATTGCGGCGGGATTTGTTGCCTTATGGGAAAAACTAGATATTCAATACGATAGCTTCATCCGTACAACAAGCGTCAAACACGAAGCGATCGTCAAAGATTTCTTTCAACGCGTCTGGGATCAAGGAGATATATACAAAAGTAGACAACAAGGCTGGTATTGCGTTGCTTGTGAAGAGTTCAAAGAAGAACGCGAACTACTAGATGGACATCGCTGTCCAATCCACACCAATAAGCAAGCTGAGTGGCGTGATGAAGAAAATTACTTTTTTCGCCTGTCGCGCTATCAGTCCCAGTTAGAAGAACTATACCAACAACATCCAGATTTTATTCAACCCGAAAGTCGCCGTAATGAAGTCCTTAGTTTTGTGAGTCAGGGACTACAAGACTTTTCAATTTCACGGGTAAACGTACAATGGGGCTTTCCCGTACCAGTCGATCCAAAACAAACCATTTATGTTTGGTTTGATGCTTTGGTTGGATATCTTACTGCATTACTCGATACAGACGACGAACCCAGTTTAAAAAATGTTCTTAGTCAATGGCTGCCAATTAATTTACATTTAATTGGCAAAGATATCCTCCGCTTCCATGCCGTCTACTGGCCTGCAATGCTAATATCTGCAAAGCTACCTATTTCTCACCAAGTCTTTGGACATGGATTTTTGACTAAAGATGGTCAAAAAATGGGTAAAAGCCTTGGCAACACTCTTGATCCCATTGCTTTGGTTGAGCGTTATGGTGCGGATGCCGTACGATATTACTTTTTTAAAGAAATCGAATTTGGAAAAGACGGAGATTTTAACGAAACTCGCTTCATTAATGTACTAAATGCAGATTTAGCCAATGATTTAGGCAATTTGCTAAACCGCACCTTAAATATGGTGAAAAAATACTGTAACGGAAATATTCCTGATTGTTCTAGTGAGGATATATCCTCAGACCATCCATTAAAGGCAATTGGCTCAGCTTTAGGAGAAAAAGTCAAACAGAATTATGAAGCGTTAGCTTTTAACCAAGCTTGTGATGCTATCTTGTCTTTAGTACGGGCTGGTAATAAGTTTATTGACGAACAAGCACCTTGGACACTCTATAAACAAGGACATCAGCAACAAGTAGAGCAAGTGCTATACACTGTATTGGAATCTATTAGATTAGCAGCATATTTGCTATCACCAATTATTCCAAACGTGTCAAGCGAGATTTATCAACAACTTGGTTTTGCAATAAATTTCAATGAAAAAACACAAATTGCTACTTTGACACCATTTAAGACCCACTCTCAGTGGGGACTATTAAGCGTAGAGCAAAAATTAGGTACTCCAAAACCTGTTTTTCAAAGGCTTGAGTTGCTACAAACAATTTAG
- a CDS encoding lysophospholipid acyltransferase family protein has product MSANNALQVSQGFLTAVGTQMFRYYEDRIPRGGPVLLVSNHRSFMDAPILMTTLERPIRFACHHYMAQVPIMREIVTDLLGCFPLEAKGKRQQGFFEQALSLLDTSQVVGIFPEGTKPMVTFTQPDHLGKFHRGFAHLALRATTSSVESPGQNLTILPIAIASLEEVNTSAVPLKLLSLFDPSEPLFNQSSWHPLVIYRRVAVLVGRPYWISQHQQMEYQGKQAKEIVAELTHYCQDEIAQLLRQGFY; this is encoded by the coding sequence ATGAGTGCAAACAACGCCTTGCAGGTTTCTCAAGGGTTTCTCACTGCGGTGGGAACTCAAATGTTTCGTTATTACGAGGATCGCATTCCTCGTGGTGGTCCTGTACTCTTGGTGAGCAATCATCGCAGTTTCATGGATGCACCAATTCTTATGACAACTCTAGAACGACCAATTCGCTTTGCCTGCCATCACTATATGGCTCAAGTGCCAATTATGCGAGAAATTGTCACAGATTTGCTAGGATGCTTTCCGCTAGAGGCAAAAGGAAAAAGACAACAAGGCTTTTTTGAGCAAGCGTTAAGCTTGTTAGATACTTCCCAAGTCGTTGGCATCTTTCCTGAAGGGACGAAACCGATGGTAACGTTCACACAGCCCGATCATTTAGGCAAGTTTCATCGTGGTTTTGCGCATTTAGCTTTACGGGCTACTACATCTAGTGTCGAGTCACCAGGACAAAATTTGACGATTTTACCAATAGCGATCGCATCATTAGAGGAAGTGAACACTTCAGCAGTACCTTTAAAGTTACTCAGTTTATTTGATCCTTCTGAACCTTTATTTAACCAGTCTAGTTGGCATCCATTAGTCATTTATCGTCGTGTCGCAGTTTTAGTTGGTCGTCCGTATTGGATTTCACAGCATCAGCAGATGGAATACCAAGGCAAGCAGGCAAAAGAAATAGTGGCTGAACTAACTCACTACTGTCAAGACGAGATAGCACAACTGTTACGTCAAGGATTTTATTAG
- a CDS encoding alpha/beta hydrolase has translation MSEINRKPVFLTPNKVQPHYPLFVFLPGMDGTGRLLRSQTEGLEVAFDVRCLSIPLDDLTSWEDLTQQVVDLIELEIAKNPQRQVYLCGESFGGCLAIKVALYSPQLFDKIILVNSASSFHRRSWYSWVSQLINVVPRWLFPFGALGLLAVLASLDRIAPADRQDMLHTMRSVPPETVLWRITLVKEFDVSDVQLRQLTQPILVVASKRDRLLPSVAEAHHLCQVLDNVKTVFLPYSGHACLVEEEINLYDIMQIEDFLDNASQSELPYVVDY, from the coding sequence ATGTCAGAAATAAATAGAAAACCTGTTTTTTTGACACCTAACAAAGTTCAACCGCATTATCCTTTGTTTGTATTTTTACCTGGTATGGATGGAACTGGGAGATTGCTGCGATCGCAAACTGAAGGTTTAGAAGTTGCGTTTGATGTGCGTTGTTTATCAATTCCTCTGGATGATTTAACCAGCTGGGAAGATCTTACTCAACAAGTTGTTGATTTAATTGAGCTAGAAATTGCCAAAAATCCTCAACGACAAGTTTATTTATGTGGGGAATCATTTGGTGGTTGCCTGGCAATCAAAGTTGCACTATACTCACCACAGCTTTTTGACAAGATTATTTTAGTCAATTCAGCATCTTCTTTTCATCGTCGCTCTTGGTATAGTTGGGTATCGCAGTTAATTAATGTCGTACCTCGTTGGTTGTTTCCCTTTGGCGCATTAGGACTTCTAGCAGTCCTCGCCTCCCTTGATAGAATTGCTCCAGCAGATCGCCAAGATATGCTTCATACAATGCGTTCTGTTCCACCAGAAACAGTTTTGTGGCGGATAACTTTGGTAAAAGAGTTTGATGTCAGTGATGTACAGTTACGCCAGTTAACTCAACCTATTTTAGTTGTTGCTAGCAAGCGCGATCGCCTCTTGCCATCTGTTGCTGAAGCACACCACCTCTGTCAAGTTTTAGATAATGTCAAAACGGTATTCTTACCTTACAGTGGACACGCTTGCTTAGTAGAAGAAGAGATTAACCTTTACGACATTATGCAGATAGAGGATTTTCTAGATAATGCGAGTCAATCAGAATTACCGTATGTAGTTGATTATTAA
- a CDS encoding CIA30 family protein yields the protein MTQTNRSQWDLGKFVQTLTFFEVIPFIGWLQRLIPGSQDSQVVPTGEKRVGVVLVAGATGGVGRRVVQRLVDRGYTVRSLVRNAEKAKEILGDRVELYVGDITKPETLSLEMMADVTAVICCTAVRVQPVEGDTPDRAKYNQGIKFYQPEIVGDTPEAVEYLGVKNLVEVAAKHLTTIPADEKLIFDFVHPSEELKRIWGAVDDVVMGGVSQSEIRFVEDTALFTGHVSTANSGGFASVRTKNFEPALNLSGYQGIKLRVRGDGKRYKCFIRIDTKWDGTAYSYSFDTVSNTGMDVCIPFADLTAVFRAKTLKDAPAIDASRIASLQLMLSKFEYDGELNPRFTPGGFALQVESIKAYGGAKLPQFILISSAGVTRPGRPGINLEEEPPAVRLNDQLGGILTWKLRGEESLRHSGIPYTIIRPCALTEETGVQSLTFDQGDNIKGKVSRDSIAELCLQVLEQPQACNATFEVKAEEKTPNSSGNSFSHLQPD from the coding sequence TTCTCAATGGGATTTAGGTAAGTTTGTACAAACCCTTACCTTTTTTGAGGTGATTCCTTTTATCGGGTGGTTACAGCGCTTGATTCCAGGATCTCAAGATTCTCAAGTAGTGCCAACAGGAGAAAAACGAGTGGGAGTCGTGTTGGTCGCTGGGGCGACAGGTGGTGTTGGTCGGCGCGTAGTGCAACGGCTTGTTGATCGCGGTTACACAGTGCGATCGCTTGTCCGCAATGCTGAAAAAGCAAAGGAAATACTCGGCGATCGTGTTGAACTCTATGTTGGCGACATCACAAAGCCAGAAACTCTCAGCTTAGAAATGATGGCAGATGTCACAGCAGTTATTTGTTGTACTGCAGTGCGCGTTCAACCTGTGGAAGGAGACACCCCAGATCGTGCGAAATACAATCAAGGTATCAAGTTTTACCAACCTGAAATCGTTGGCGATACTCCAGAAGCTGTAGAATACTTAGGTGTCAAGAACTTAGTCGAAGTAGCGGCAAAACATCTTACGACAATTCCAGCTGATGAAAAGCTAATCTTTGATTTCGTACATCCCTCCGAGGAGTTAAAACGCATTTGGGGTGCAGTGGATGATGTTGTCATGGGTGGTGTGAGTCAAAGTGAAATTAGATTTGTTGAAGATACTGCATTGTTTACTGGTCATGTATCTACTGCAAATTCAGGTGGCTTTGCTTCTGTCAGAACTAAAAACTTTGAGCCAGCATTAAATTTATCTGGCTATCAAGGTATTAAACTACGTGTTAGAGGTGACGGCAAACGTTATAAGTGCTTCATTCGTATAGATACTAAGTGGGATGGTACAGCTTATTCCTATTCCTTCGATACAGTTAGCAATACTGGGATGGATGTCTGTATTCCCTTTGCTGATTTAACTGCAGTATTTCGTGCCAAAACCTTAAAAGATGCGCCTGCAATTGATGCAAGTAGAATTGCTTCGTTGCAATTAATGTTAAGTAAGTTTGAGTATGATGGCGAACTCAACCCACGGTTTACGCCTGGTGGCTTTGCGTTACAAGTCGAATCAATCAAAGCTTATGGTGGTGCTAAGTTACCACAGTTTATCTTAATTAGCTCAGCGGGAGTAACTCGTCCTGGGCGCCCAGGAATTAACTTAGAGGAAGAACCTCCAGCGGTAAGATTAAACGATCAACTAGGTGGCATTTTAACTTGGAAATTACGCGGAGAAGAATCTCTAAGACACAGTGGTATTCCTTACACAATTATTCGTCCTTGTGCTCTAACCGAGGAAACTGGAGTACAATCATTAACTTTCGATCAGGGCGACAATATTAAGGGTAAGGTTAGCCGCGATTCAATTGCCGAACTTTGCTTGCAAGTGTTAGAACAACCCCAAGCTTGTAACGCAACGTTTGAAGTCAAAGCAGAAGAGAAAACTCCAAATTCTAGTGGAAATTCCTTTTCTCACTTGCAACCCGATTAA